One window of the Magnolia sinica isolate HGM2019 chromosome 19, MsV1, whole genome shotgun sequence genome contains the following:
- the LOC131235031 gene encoding pentatricopeptide repeat-containing protein At2g27610, which produces MIFRPFLKSKQAQKSQAFRAFQKLLSSQACQVFDEMPQRDLTEYNHLLFEYSRNNLNREALSLFFDIRRSDIPVDASTLSCILKACSCLYDRFFGKQIHCHCIKCGCEADTSVGTSLVDMYMKCDDIEDGRKLFDQMPERNVVTWTSLLAGYTRNGLPELVLELFFQMRLERIKPNPFTFASVLAASAAQGAVREGIQVHSQVIKFGFELTVFVGNSLINMYSKSGLVREARVVFEGMENGDAVSWNAMIAGLLSNGYDIEALELFHRMRVVGMKLTQSIFVTIIKLCANHKELNFARQLHCYVLKNGFGFDVNIRTSLMAAYSKCGEMDDAYDLFSMMPGAQNVVSWTAMICGYLQNGGTIQAVHLFCEMSRGDVRPNHFTYSIILTASPTISPFQVHAQVVKTNYESSSSVGTALLTAYVKLGNTHEAATVFGLIDEKDIVAWSAMLVGYAQIGDAKGAVELFCKMGIEGVRPNEFTFSSVINACSSPMAAVEQGKQLHGCSIKAGFENAICVSSALVTMYAKRGSIESAHAVFIRQVERDLVSWNSMISGYAQHGYGKKALEIFGQLKQEGLEMDGITFVGVISACTHAGLVDEGKRFFESMTCDHGINPTMEHYACMVDLYGRAGKLEEAMDLIKGMPFPAGATVWRTLLGACRVQLNVELGKIVADHLLSLEPHDSAAYVLLSNIYAAAGKWEERAKVRKLMEDRNVKKEAGYSWIELKNKTHSFIACDRTHPLTDRIYMKLKELNSRLKDAGHCPDTSFVLHDIEEKQKEVILSQHSERLAIAFGLIATPAGTPLQIVKNLRVCGDCHMAIKLISKIEERDIVVRDSNRFHHFKGGSCSCGDYW; this is translated from the coding sequence ATGATATTCAGACCATTTTTgaaatccaaacaagcccaaaaATCCCAAGCTTTCAGAGCTTTCCAAAAGCTCCTATCTTCTCAAGCATGTCAGGTGTTCGACGAAATGCCTCAAAGAGACCTAACCGAGTATAACCATTTGCTCTTCGAATACTCTCGTAACAATCTCAATCGAGAAGCTCTGAGTCTCTTCTTTGACATTCGACGATCAGATATACCCGTCGATGCATCCACCCTCTCCTGTATTCTGAAGGCCTGCAGCTGCTTGTATGATCGATTTTTTGGGAAGCAGATACACTGCCACTGCATCAAATGCGGATGTGAAGCCGATACTAGCGTGGGCACTTCTCTTGTTGATATGTACATGAAATGCGATGACATTGAGGATGGGAGGAAGTTGTTTGATCAAATGCCTGAGAGAAATGTGGTCACGTGGACTTCATTGCTTGCGGGTTATACGCGAAATGGGCTTCCTGAGCTTGTGCTGGAACTCTTCTTTCAGATGCGGTTGGAGCGCATCAAGCCAAACCCTTTCACTTTCGCGAGTGTTCTTGCTGCTTCGGCAGCTCAAGGTGCTGTCAGGGAAGGAATTCAAGTTCATAGCCAAGTCATCAAATTTGGGTTCGAGTTAACTGTGTTCGTGGGGAATTCCTTGATAAACATGTATTCAAAGTCGGGTTTGGTTAGAGAGGCAAGGGTGGTGTTTGAAGGAATGGAGAACGGAGATGCAGTTTCTTGGAATGCTATGATTGCAGGGTTATTGTCAAATGGGTATGACATTGAAGCACTGGAACTGTTTCATCGGATGAGGGTGGTGGGTATGAAGCTGACCCAATCGATATTTGTGACCATTATCAAGCTGTGTGCAAATCACAAAGAGCTGAATTTTGCCAGACAGCTCCATTGCTACGTGTTGAAAAATGGGTTTGGGTTCGATGTCAATATAAGGACGTCGCTCATGGCAGCTTATAGTAAGTGTGGTGAAATGGATGACGCATATGATCTGTTCTCTATGATGCCTGGAGCTCAGAACGTTGTTTCATGGACAGCTATGATTTGTGGGTACTTGCAGAATGGTGGGACCATACAAGCAGTCCACCTCTTCTGCGAAATGAGTAGGGGGGATGTTCGGCCTAACCATTTCACCTACTCGATCATCCTTACAGCTTCCCCCACTATATCGCCATTCCAAGTCCATGCCCAGGTTGTCAAAACCAACTACGAGAGCTCGTCGTCGGTAGGGACTGCACTGCTGACTGCCTATGTTAAGCTCGGGAATACCCATGAAGCTGCCACTGTCTTTGGACTAATCGATGAGAAGGACATTGTTGCATGGTCCGCTATGCTTGTGGGGTATGCCCAGATTGGAGATGCCAAGGGAGCCGTTGAGCTTTTCTGCAAGATGGGCATAGAGGGAGTTAGGCCAAATGAATTCACCTTCTCTAGTGTCATCAATGCATGTAGTAGCCCGATGGCAGCGGTAGAGCAGGGGAAACAGCTTCATGGATGCTCGATCAAGGCTGGATTTGAGAATGCCATTTGTGTGAGCAGTGCTCTTGTTACCATGTACGCAAAAAGAGGGAGCATTGAAAGTGCGCATGCTGTTTTCATTCGGCAAGTGGAGAGGGACTTGGTTTCATGGAATTCGATGATCTCGGGCTATGCACAGCACGGTTACGGGAAGAAGGCTCTTGAGATTTTTGGACAGTTGAAACAAGAAGGCTTGGAAATGGATGGAATCACATTCGTTGGTGTGATTTCTGCATGTACTCACGCAGGACTTGTGGATGAAGGGAAGAGATTTTTTGAATCAATGACCTGTGATCATGGCATCAATCCAACAATGGAGCATTACGCTTGCATGGTCGATCTTTATGGTCGAGCTGGTAAGCTTGAAGAAGCCATGGATCTCATAAAAGGGATGCCATTTCCAGCCGGTGCAACTGTGTGGCGGACGCTCTTGGGCGCTTGCCGGGTCCAACTCAATGTAGAGTTAGGAAAGATTGTGGCGGACCACCTCTTATCCCTCGAACCGCATGACTCTGCTGCTTATGTGCTGCTGTCAAATATCTATGCGGCAGCAGGAAAATGGGAAGAGAGAGCCAAGGTAAGGAAGCTAATGGAAGATCGGAATGTGAAAAAGGAAGCTGGATACAGCTGGATTGAGCTGAAGAACAAAACACATTCATTCATAGCCTGTGATCGAACACATCCATTAACAGATCGCATATACATGAAACTCAAAGAGCTGAATTCCCGATTGAAGGATGCCGGGCACTGCCCGGACACGAGCTTCGTGCTTCATGATATAGAAGAGAAGCAGAAGGAAGTGATTCTTTCACAGCACAGCGAGAGGCTGGCCATTGCTTTCGGATTGATAGCCACTCCTGCGGGGACCCCGCTGCAGATCGTGAAGAACCTTAGAGTGTGTGGCGATTGCCACATGGCTATCAAACTGATATCGAAGATTGAGGAGAGAGACATTGTGGTGAGGGATTCGAACCGCTTCCACCACTTCAAGGGAGGCTCTTGCTCGTGCGGGGATTATTGGTAA
- the LOC131235592 gene encoding protein HIRA isoform X1 — protein MIAEKPSWIRHEGMQIFSIDIQPGGLRFATGGGDQKVRIWNMKSVGGESETDQSTQRLLATLRDHFGSVNCVRWAKHGRYVASGSDDQVILIHERKPGSGTTEFGSGEAPDVENWKVTMTLRGHTADVVDLNWSPDDSILASGSLDNTVHIWNMSNGICTAVLRGHSSLVKGVAWDPIGSFIASQSDDKTVIIWRTSDWTLAHKTEGHWAKSLGSTFFRRLGWSPCGHFITTTHGFQKPRHSAPVLERGEWAATFDFLGHNAPIIVVKFNHSMFRKNFANGQEAKVATAGWSNGASKTSTKESLPYNVIAIGSQDRTITVWTTASARPLFVAKHFFSQSVVDLSWSPDGYALFACSLDGTAATFHFEVKELGHRLSDTELDELKRNRYGDARGRQANLVESPAQLLLEAASAKQSTNKRGLSNSQQNRIPGKLPMDSVKPAVSQSHVKASETGVEDGKKSGGTGGDSINKPTSVRISSPVKQREYRRPDGRKRIIPEAVGVPAHQENISGGNQAQALDFPLSAVSDQRKDDNGPLLVDSGAKEVYLKTSEANNISGKCCHCSVKERSGATARAHITENLVIEKVPASSGSDGRINVEQSGLISTSGFQASCNALSIRVFNKKEGEDSVPVCLEAKPIERASNDVIGVANASMMKETEVTCTKGAETVWSDRIAGKVTVLAGNANFWAIGCEDGCLQVYTKCGRRAMPTMMMGSAAVFIDCDECWKLLLVTKKGSIYVWDLFNRTCLLHDSLSSLITTRQDSANKDTGSIKVISARFSRSGSPLVVLATRHAFLFDTSMMCWLRIADYCFPGSNFTSSWNLGSVQSGELAALQVDAGKFLARKPSWSRVTDDGVQTRAHLEAQLASSLALKSPNEYRQCLLSYVRFLAREADESRLREVCESFLGPPTGMAESASSDPKNPAWDPHVLGMNKHKLLREDILPAMASNRKVQRLLNEFMDLLLEYESSETNPEQVDPVLPVKDDGS, from the exons GGTCTGTTAATTGTGTTAGGTGGGCCAAGCATGGCCGATATGTTGCATCTGGTTCTGATGATCAAGTGATTCTTATTCATGAGAGAAAGCCCGGGTCAGGCACTACTGAATTTGGCAGTGGAGAAGCTCCTGATGTTGAAAATTGGAAAGTGACGATGACTTTAAGGGGCCATACTGCAGATGTG GTGGATCTTAATTGGTCTCCAGATGACTCAATATTGGCTAGCGGCAGTTTGGATAACACCGTTCACATCTGGAACATGAGCAATGGCATCTGCACTGCTGTTTTGAGAGGCCATTCCAGCCTGGTTAAAGGGGTTGCGTGGGATCCTATTGGTTCCTTTATAGCAAGTCAATCAGATGACAAGACTGTTATTATATGGCGCACTAGCGACTGGACCCTTGCTCACAAGACGGAGGGGCATTGGGCAAAATCT cttGGATCGACGTTTTTTAGGCGTCTGGGATGGTCCCCGTGTGGCCATTTTATCACCACCACTCATGGTTTTCAAAAGCCAAGGCACTCAGCACCTGTACTAGAAAGAGGCGAGTGGGCTGCCACTTTTGACTTTCTAGGACACAATGCCCCCATTATTGTTGTGAAGTTCAACCATTCTATGTTCCGAAAGAATTTTGCGAATGGTCAGGAGGCAAAAGTTGCAACGGCTGGATGGTCTAATGGTGCCTCGAAGACCAGCACGAAAGAGTCACTGCCATATAACGTGATTGCCATTGGTAGTCAGGATCGCACGATAACTGTATGGACAACAGCAAGCGCACGTCCTCTCTTTGTGGCCAAGCATTTCTTTTCTCAAAGTGTTGTTGACTTATCCTG GAGTCCCGATGGGTATGCACTTTTCGCATGCTCCTTGGACGGGACGGCGGCCACATTCCATTTTGAAGTGAAAGAACTGGGCCACAGATTAAGTGATACCGAGTTGGACGAATTGAAGAGAAACCGCTATGGAGACGCTAGAGGAAGGCAGGCAAACTTGGTGGAAAGTCCAGCTCAGTTGTTGCTAGAGGCGGCATCTGCCAAGCAGTCTACTAACAAACGAGGACTTTCCAATAGTCAGCAGAATCGAATTCCTGGCAAGTTACCTATGGATTCAGTGAAACCGGCTGTCAGTCAGTCACATGTTAAGGCATCTGAAACCGGAGTTGAAGACGGGAAGAAGAGTGGAGGAACTGGCGGTGACAGTATAAATAAACCCACTTCTGTTCGGATTTCTAGTCCTGTGAAACAAAGAGAATATAGACGACCTGATGGTAGGAAGAGAATAATTCCTGAAGCAGTTGGCGTTCCCGCTCATCAGGAAAATATCTCGGGTGGGAACCAAGCTCAAGCATTGGACTTCCCACTATCAGCTGTCTCTGATCAACGGAAGGATGATAATGGACCACTTCTTGTGGACAGTGGAGCTAAGGAAGTTTATCTCAAGACCTCAGAAGCAAATAATATTTCTGGAAAGTGCTGCCACTGCAGTGTGAAGGAGCGATCGGGGGCCACAGCAAGGGCGCACATCACTGAAAACCTTGTTATTGAAAAGGTGCCAGCTTCGTCCGGTTCTGATGGAAGAATTAATGTAGAACAATCTGGACTTATAAGCACGTCGGGTTTTCAGGCTTCTTGCAATGCTCTTTCAATTCGGGTCTTTAATAAGAAAGAAGGTGAAGATAGCGTGCCTGTCTGCTTGGAAGCTAAGCCAATAGAACGAGCATCAAATGATGTGATTGGCGTAGCGAATGCATCCATGATGAAGGAAACTGAAGTTACTTGCACAAAAGGTGCTGAAACTGTTTGGTCAGATAGAATAGCTGGGAAAGTTACTGTCTTGGCAGGAAATGCGAACTTCTGGGCCATTGGTTGTGAAGATGGCTGCTTGCAG GTTTACACAAAGTGTGGAAGACGAGCCATGCCAACTATGATGATGGGGTCTGCGGCGGTATTTATAGATTGTGATGAGTGCTGGAAGCTGCTACTTGTCACAAAGAAGGGATCGATTTACGTGTGGGATCTTTTTAATAGGACCTGTCTTTTACATGACTCTCTATCTTCTCTCATTACTACAAGGCAGGATTCAGCTAACAAAGATACAG GCTCGATTAAAGTTATATCTGCAAGGTTCTCGAGATCCGGTTCACCTCTGGTTGTTCTAGCAACCCGTCATGCTTTTCTTTTTGATACAAGCATGATGTGTTGGCTGAGGATAGCTGATTATTGCTTTCCTGGATCGAATTTCACAAGCTCTTGGAATTTGGGTTCGGTTCAAAGTGGTGAGCTAGCTGCTTTGCAGGTTGATGCTGGAAAGTTCTTAGCCAGAAAGCCAAGTTGGAGCAG GGTGACAGATGATGGGGTGCAGACCCGTGCTCATTTGGAAGCTCAGTTAGCATCATCTTTGGCATTGAAGTCGCCCAACGAATATCGCCAATGCCTCCTGTCTTATGTACGATTTTTGGCAAG AGAAGCTGATGAGTCCCGCTTGAGAGAAGTCTGTGAGagctttttgggcccaccaacagGAATGGCCGAGTCTGCATCCTCAGATCCCAAGAACCCCGCATGGGACCCTCATGTCCTT GGAATGAACAAGCACAAGCTCCTGCGAGAAGACATCCTCCCGGCCATGGCATCAAACAGGAAAGTCCAACGGCTGCTAAACGAGTTCATGGATCTCCTCTTGGAATATGAAAGCAGTGAAACAAACCCGGAACAGGTGGACCCTGTCCTGCCTGTGAAGGATGACGGATCATGA
- the LOC131235592 gene encoding protein HIRA isoform X2 — protein sequence MSNGICTAVLRGHSSLVKGVAWDPIGSFIASQSDDKTVIIWRTSDWTLAHKTEGHWAKSLGSTFFRRLGWSPCGHFITTTHGFQKPRHSAPVLERGEWAATFDFLGHNAPIIVVKFNHSMFRKNFANGQEAKVATAGWSNGASKTSTKESLPYNVIAIGSQDRTITVWTTASARPLFVAKHFFSQSVVDLSWSPDGYALFACSLDGTAATFHFEVKELGHRLSDTELDELKRNRYGDARGRQANLVESPAQLLLEAASAKQSTNKRGLSNSQQNRIPGKLPMDSVKPAVSQSHVKASETGVEDGKKSGGTGGDSINKPTSVRISSPVKQREYRRPDGRKRIIPEAVGVPAHQENISGGNQAQALDFPLSAVSDQRKDDNGPLLVDSGAKEVYLKTSEANNISGKCCHCSVKERSGATARAHITENLVIEKVPASSGSDGRINVEQSGLISTSGFQASCNALSIRVFNKKEGEDSVPVCLEAKPIERASNDVIGVANASMMKETEVTCTKGAETVWSDRIAGKVTVLAGNANFWAIGCEDGCLQVYTKCGRRAMPTMMMGSAAVFIDCDECWKLLLVTKKGSIYVWDLFNRTCLLHDSLSSLITTRQDSANKDTGSIKVISARFSRSGSPLVVLATRHAFLFDTSMMCWLRIADYCFPGSNFTSSWNLGSVQSGELAALQVDAGKFLARKPSWSRVTDDGVQTRAHLEAQLASSLALKSPNEYRQCLLSYVRFLAREADESRLREVCESFLGPPTGMAESASSDPKNPAWDPHVLGMNKHKLLREDILPAMASNRKVQRLLNEFMDLLLEYESSETNPEQVDPVLPVKDDGS from the exons ATGAGCAATGGCATCTGCACTGCTGTTTTGAGAGGCCATTCCAGCCTGGTTAAAGGGGTTGCGTGGGATCCTATTGGTTCCTTTATAGCAAGTCAATCAGATGACAAGACTGTTATTATATGGCGCACTAGCGACTGGACCCTTGCTCACAAGACGGAGGGGCATTGGGCAAAATCT cttGGATCGACGTTTTTTAGGCGTCTGGGATGGTCCCCGTGTGGCCATTTTATCACCACCACTCATGGTTTTCAAAAGCCAAGGCACTCAGCACCTGTACTAGAAAGAGGCGAGTGGGCTGCCACTTTTGACTTTCTAGGACACAATGCCCCCATTATTGTTGTGAAGTTCAACCATTCTATGTTCCGAAAGAATTTTGCGAATGGTCAGGAGGCAAAAGTTGCAACGGCTGGATGGTCTAATGGTGCCTCGAAGACCAGCACGAAAGAGTCACTGCCATATAACGTGATTGCCATTGGTAGTCAGGATCGCACGATAACTGTATGGACAACAGCAAGCGCACGTCCTCTCTTTGTGGCCAAGCATTTCTTTTCTCAAAGTGTTGTTGACTTATCCTG GAGTCCCGATGGGTATGCACTTTTCGCATGCTCCTTGGACGGGACGGCGGCCACATTCCATTTTGAAGTGAAAGAACTGGGCCACAGATTAAGTGATACCGAGTTGGACGAATTGAAGAGAAACCGCTATGGAGACGCTAGAGGAAGGCAGGCAAACTTGGTGGAAAGTCCAGCTCAGTTGTTGCTAGAGGCGGCATCTGCCAAGCAGTCTACTAACAAACGAGGACTTTCCAATAGTCAGCAGAATCGAATTCCTGGCAAGTTACCTATGGATTCAGTGAAACCGGCTGTCAGTCAGTCACATGTTAAGGCATCTGAAACCGGAGTTGAAGACGGGAAGAAGAGTGGAGGAACTGGCGGTGACAGTATAAATAAACCCACTTCTGTTCGGATTTCTAGTCCTGTGAAACAAAGAGAATATAGACGACCTGATGGTAGGAAGAGAATAATTCCTGAAGCAGTTGGCGTTCCCGCTCATCAGGAAAATATCTCGGGTGGGAACCAAGCTCAAGCATTGGACTTCCCACTATCAGCTGTCTCTGATCAACGGAAGGATGATAATGGACCACTTCTTGTGGACAGTGGAGCTAAGGAAGTTTATCTCAAGACCTCAGAAGCAAATAATATTTCTGGAAAGTGCTGCCACTGCAGTGTGAAGGAGCGATCGGGGGCCACAGCAAGGGCGCACATCACTGAAAACCTTGTTATTGAAAAGGTGCCAGCTTCGTCCGGTTCTGATGGAAGAATTAATGTAGAACAATCTGGACTTATAAGCACGTCGGGTTTTCAGGCTTCTTGCAATGCTCTTTCAATTCGGGTCTTTAATAAGAAAGAAGGTGAAGATAGCGTGCCTGTCTGCTTGGAAGCTAAGCCAATAGAACGAGCATCAAATGATGTGATTGGCGTAGCGAATGCATCCATGATGAAGGAAACTGAAGTTACTTGCACAAAAGGTGCTGAAACTGTTTGGTCAGATAGAATAGCTGGGAAAGTTACTGTCTTGGCAGGAAATGCGAACTTCTGGGCCATTGGTTGTGAAGATGGCTGCTTGCAG GTTTACACAAAGTGTGGAAGACGAGCCATGCCAACTATGATGATGGGGTCTGCGGCGGTATTTATAGATTGTGATGAGTGCTGGAAGCTGCTACTTGTCACAAAGAAGGGATCGATTTACGTGTGGGATCTTTTTAATAGGACCTGTCTTTTACATGACTCTCTATCTTCTCTCATTACTACAAGGCAGGATTCAGCTAACAAAGATACAG GCTCGATTAAAGTTATATCTGCAAGGTTCTCGAGATCCGGTTCACCTCTGGTTGTTCTAGCAACCCGTCATGCTTTTCTTTTTGATACAAGCATGATGTGTTGGCTGAGGATAGCTGATTATTGCTTTCCTGGATCGAATTTCACAAGCTCTTGGAATTTGGGTTCGGTTCAAAGTGGTGAGCTAGCTGCTTTGCAGGTTGATGCTGGAAAGTTCTTAGCCAGAAAGCCAAGTTGGAGCAG GGTGACAGATGATGGGGTGCAGACCCGTGCTCATTTGGAAGCTCAGTTAGCATCATCTTTGGCATTGAAGTCGCCCAACGAATATCGCCAATGCCTCCTGTCTTATGTACGATTTTTGGCAAG AGAAGCTGATGAGTCCCGCTTGAGAGAAGTCTGTGAGagctttttgggcccaccaacagGAATGGCCGAGTCTGCATCCTCAGATCCCAAGAACCCCGCATGGGACCCTCATGTCCTT GGAATGAACAAGCACAAGCTCCTGCGAGAAGACATCCTCCCGGCCATGGCATCAAACAGGAAAGTCCAACGGCTGCTAAACGAGTTCATGGATCTCCTCTTGGAATATGAAAGCAGTGAAACAAACCCGGAACAGGTGGACCCTGTCCTGCCTGTGAAGGATGACGGATCATGA